One part of the Flavobacterium johnsoniae UW101 genome encodes these proteins:
- the thrA gene encoding bifunctional aspartate kinase/homoserine dehydrogenase I, whose translation MKVLKFGGKSLSNGEGLNKVVSIISDKVNQGEQIAVVVSARGNATDELEDILRIAAKNGNYKPLLESFKAYQTSDYPQVDLSEEFNILDKLFEGVSLIGDYSNKIKDQILSKGELLSAKLLTSILVEKGIPANFVDTRELLKTDSKFGDAQPLEQLSKKNVINYFKLHNGETVNIVTGFIGSNNNNDTTTLGRNGSNYTASLIANYLDAEELQNFTHVDGIYTANPDLVADAKKIEFLSFNEANELANFGATILHAKTIIPLLEKNIPLRILNTFNHENHGTLITSNSAKEGIKTLSVLENVSLVNLEGRGLLGKAGVDARIFKVMGDHNISVSIISQGSSERGIGLVVAKDKATLAMVELEKEFENDFYSKDVNQITVTDNVSVISIIGQDLSTFHKPYTALIKNKIVPILFNNTVTGKNVSLVVKKEELNKALNVIHGEIFGVSKKINIAIFGHGLVGGTLINQILESASAIEKRKDIKLNVFAIANSKKLLLNKNGVTPSWKNDIETKGESYTIQDIIDYANEYHLENLIAVDNTASASFVENYVTLVESSFDLISSNKVANTLTYGFYKELRKALAENQKNYLYETNVGAGLPLIDTIKLLHLSGENITKIKGVFSGTLSYLFNNFSAKDAPFSEILQEAIDNGYTEPDPREDLCGNDVGRKLLILARELDLQNEFEEISIQNLIPEHLREGSAADFLTKLKEFDPIYAKIKAEQQPNHVLRYIGELSGDLQNDKGNLEVKLVSVPSDTALGGLKGSDSFFEIYTESYGDRPIVIQGAGAGSAVTARGVFGDILRLSDKG comes from the coding sequence ATGAAAGTATTAAAATTTGGAGGTAAATCATTATCAAACGGAGAAGGACTTAACAAAGTAGTTTCAATCATTTCAGATAAAGTAAATCAAGGCGAACAAATTGCCGTAGTCGTTTCTGCCCGAGGAAATGCGACAGATGAATTAGAAGATATCTTAAGAATTGCTGCTAAAAACGGTAATTATAAGCCTTTATTAGAAAGTTTTAAAGCATACCAGACTTCAGATTATCCGCAGGTAGATTTATCTGAGGAATTCAATATTTTAGATAAATTATTTGAAGGAGTTAGTCTTATTGGTGATTACAGCAATAAAATTAAAGATCAGATTTTGTCAAAAGGCGAATTGCTTTCGGCTAAATTATTGACTTCAATTTTAGTTGAAAAAGGAATTCCTGCCAATTTTGTTGATACAAGAGAATTGTTGAAAACAGATTCTAAATTTGGCGACGCCCAGCCTTTAGAACAGCTTTCAAAGAAAAACGTTATCAATTATTTCAAACTTCATAATGGTGAAACAGTAAATATCGTTACTGGTTTTATTGGTTCAAACAACAACAACGACACCACAACTTTAGGAAGAAACGGAAGCAATTACACCGCTTCGTTAATTGCTAATTATCTGGATGCAGAAGAACTTCAAAACTTTACACACGTTGACGGAATCTATACAGCAAATCCAGATTTAGTTGCCGATGCTAAAAAAATCGAATTTTTATCGTTTAATGAAGCAAATGAATTAGCCAATTTTGGAGCAACAATTCTGCATGCCAAAACGATAATTCCTTTATTAGAAAAAAATATTCCGCTTCGTATTTTAAATACATTCAATCACGAAAATCACGGAACTTTAATCACTTCAAATTCTGCTAAAGAAGGAATTAAAACCCTTTCTGTTTTAGAAAATGTATCTCTTGTAAATCTTGAAGGACGAGGATTACTTGGAAAAGCCGGAGTTGATGCCCGAATTTTTAAAGTAATGGGCGATCACAACATCAGCGTAAGCATTATTTCGCAAGGTTCTTCTGAAAGAGGAATTGGATTAGTTGTGGCTAAAGACAAAGCAACTCTTGCAATGGTTGAATTAGAAAAAGAGTTCGAAAACGACTTTTATTCTAAAGATGTAAACCAGATTACAGTGACTGATAATGTTTCGGTAATTTCTATCATCGGGCAGGATTTAAGTACATTCCATAAACCATATACAGCTTTAATCAAAAATAAAATAGTTCCAATTTTATTCAACAATACCGTTACTGGTAAAAACGTGAGTTTGGTTGTTAAAAAAGAAGAATTAAACAAAGCCTTAAACGTAATTCACGGAGAGATTTTTGGAGTTTCTAAAAAAATCAATATTGCGATTTTCGGTCACGGATTAGTGGGCGGAACTTTGATTAATCAAATTTTAGAATCGGCTTCTGCAATCGAAAAACGAAAAGATATTAAGCTGAATGTTTTTGCTATCGCAAACTCTAAAAAACTGCTTTTAAATAAAAATGGCGTAACTCCAAGCTGGAAAAACGACATTGAAACAAAAGGCGAATCATATACGATTCAGGACATTATTGATTATGCAAATGAATACCATTTAGAGAACTTAATTGCAGTTGATAATACAGCGAGTGCTTCATTTGTAGAAAATTATGTTACACTGGTAGAAAGCAGTTTTGACTTAATTTCGTCAAATAAAGTCGCTAATACTTTAACGTATGGTTTCTATAAAGAATTGAGAAAAGCTTTGGCAGAAAATCAAAAGAATTATTTGTACGAAACAAATGTTGGAGCTGGATTACCGTTAATTGATACAATTAAACTGCTTCACCTTTCAGGAGAAAACATTACAAAAATTAAGGGAGTTTTCTCAGGAACATTAAGTTATTTATTCAATAATTTTTCTGCAAAAGATGCTCCATTCAGCGAAATTCTGCAGGAAGCCATTGATAACGGATATACAGAACCAGATCCGCGTGAAGATTTATGCGGAAATGATGTGGGAAGAAAATTATTGATTCTGGCAAGAGAATTAGATTTGCAAAATGAGTTTGAAGAAATTTCAATTCAAAATTTAATTCCGGAGCACTTACGTGAAGGAAGCGCTGCCGATTTCTTGACAAAATTAAAAGAATTTGACCCAATTTATGCGAAGATAAAAGCAGAACAACAGCCAAATCACGTATTAAGATATATTGGTGAATTGTCTGGAGATTTGCAGAATGACAAAGGAAATTTAGAAGTAAAATTAGTTTCAGTACCTTCAGATACTGCTTTAGGCGGATTAAAAGGTTCAGATTCTTTCTTCGAAATTTATACAGAATCTTACGGAGATCGTCCAATCGTTATTCAGGGAGCCGGTGCAGGTTCTGCCGTAACAGCAAGAGGAGTTTTTGGAGATATTTTGAGATTATCTGATAAGGGATAA
- a CDS encoding OsmC family protein, which translates to MKVTLNRVNDAFHFKVKNERGHIVDVDSRAEFGGSDLGASPMELVLMGVAGCSAIDMISILKKQRQEITSFNAEVEGTRVQIEEAKPFKEIDVVFYLEGEINPEKAKKAAQLSFEKYCSVAKTVEPTATIKYKVVLNSEAL; encoded by the coding sequence ATGAAAGTAACACTTAACAGAGTAAATGACGCATTTCATTTTAAAGTAAAAAATGAACGCGGACACATAGTTGACGTTGACAGCAGAGCTGAATTTGGCGGAAGCGATTTAGGTGCAAGTCCAATGGAATTAGTTTTAATGGGAGTTGCAGGGTGCAGCGCTATTGATATGATTTCGATTTTAAAGAAACAGCGCCAGGAAATCACTTCTTTTAACGCTGAAGTTGAAGGAACACGAGTGCAGATTGAAGAAGCAAAACCTTTTAAAGAAATCGATGTGGTTTTCTATTTAGAAGGAGAAATCAACCCGGAAAAAGCAAAAAAAGCAGCGCAGCTTTCTTTTGAAAAATACTGTTCGGTTGCCAAAACAGTTGAACCAACAGCAACAATTAAATACAAAGTTGTCTTGAACAGCGAAGCTTTATAA
- a CDS encoding trans-sulfuration enzyme family protein, translating to MNTEEFGFETQAIRTQLERSQYLEHSVPLYLSSSFVFEDAEDMRASFTEEKERNIYSRFSNPNTTEFVEKICKMEGAESGYAFATGMAAVYSTFAGLLNSGDHIVSASSVFGSTHALFMTYFPKWNIETSYFEINKPETIESFIKPNTKILYAESPTNPGVDVIDLELLGNIAKKHNLILIIDNCFATPYLQQPIKFGAHLVIHSATKLIDGQGRVLGGVTVGNADLIRQIYLFSRNTGPALSPFNAWVLSKSLETLAVRVDRHCENALKVAEFLESHPNVNSVKYPFLKSHPQYEIAKKQMKAGGNIIAFEIKGGIEAGRKFLNSIELCSLSANIGDTRTIVTHPASTTHSKLSEEDQLAVGITQGLVRVSVGLETVEDVIADLKQALG from the coding sequence ATGAACACAGAAGAATTTGGTTTTGAAACACAAGCCATTAGAACACAATTAGAAAGATCACAATATTTAGAACATTCGGTGCCTTTGTACCTGTCGTCAAGCTTTGTTTTTGAAGATGCCGAAGATATGAGAGCTTCTTTTACAGAAGAAAAAGAAAGAAATATTTACAGCCGTTTCAGCAATCCAAACACAACTGAGTTTGTGGAGAAAATCTGCAAAATGGAAGGAGCTGAATCTGGTTATGCATTCGCAACAGGAATGGCTGCGGTATATTCTACTTTTGCCGGTTTATTGAATTCAGGCGATCATATCGTTTCTGCAAGCAGTGTTTTTGGTTCTACTCACGCTTTGTTTATGACTTATTTTCCAAAATGGAATATCGAAACTTCTTATTTCGAAATTAATAAGCCGGAAACAATCGAAAGTTTCATCAAACCAAACACTAAAATTTTATACGCCGAATCTCCAACAAATCCCGGAGTAGATGTTATCGATTTAGAATTGTTAGGAAATATTGCCAAAAAACACAACTTGATTTTAATTATCGACAACTGTTTTGCAACGCCATATTTACAACAGCCAATTAAATTTGGGGCGCATTTAGTAATTCATTCTGCTACAAAATTAATCGACGGACAAGGCCGCGTTTTAGGCGGGGTAACAGTTGGTAATGCCGATTTGATCAGACAGATTTATTTGTTTTCAAGAAATACAGGACCGGCATTATCACCATTTAATGCTTGGGTTCTTTCAAAAAGTTTAGAAACTTTAGCCGTTCGTGTCGACAGACACTGCGAAAATGCTTTAAAAGTAGCTGAGTTTTTAGAAAGTCATCCAAATGTAAACAGCGTAAAATATCCGTTCTTGAAATCGCATCCACAGTATGAAATTGCTAAAAAGCAAATGAAAGCGGGTGGAAACATTATTGCATTTGAAATTAAAGGTGGTATCGAAGCAGGAAGAAAATTTCTGAATTCAATCGAACTTTGCTCATTATCTGCAAATATTGGTGATACAAGAACAATCGTAACGCATCCGGCATCGACAACGCACAGTAAATTATCTGAAGAAGATCAATTGGCAGTAGGAATCACGCAAGGTCTTGTTCGTGTTTCTGTAGGTTTAGAAACTGTAGAAGATGTAATTGCCGATTTAAAACAAGCGCTTGGATAA
- a CDS encoding RDD family protein: protein MSQSTYILDDKLLASVGARFLNYIIDLFAFIILFVITALFLGILIGLGFTEIGVWMDNMGDFGWNVIALFISLIYYLVMEGLFSRSIGKFITGTIVVDENGQKPDFGTIFKRNLCRFIPFDAFTFLGGSRGWHDSISHTYVVNKKALDEEIKIFHEFNLIGNK, encoded by the coding sequence ATGAGTCAATCCACTTACATTCTTGATGATAAACTATTAGCTTCTGTTGGAGCGCGGTTTTTAAATTATATTATAGATCTTTTTGCTTTTATAATTCTTTTTGTGATAACAGCACTTTTTTTGGGAATTTTAATAGGTTTAGGATTTACAGAAATTGGAGTGTGGATGGATAATATGGGAGATTTTGGATGGAATGTTATTGCTCTTTTTATTTCATTAATTTATTATCTAGTGATGGAAGGCTTATTTTCAAGATCAATAGGGAAATTTATTACCGGAACTATTGTGGTTGATGAAAACGGTCAAAAACCTGACTTTGGAACTATTTTTAAAAGAAATTTATGTCGTTTTATCCCGTTTGATGCATTTACTTTTTTAGGAGGTTCGCGAGGCTGGCATGATTCTATTTCTCATACTTATGTGGTTAATAAAAAAGCACTGGATGAAGAAATTAAAATATTTCATGAGTTTAATTTAATAGGAAACAAATAA